The following coding sequences are from one Mycolicibacterium aichiense window:
- a CDS encoding anthranilate synthase component I: MQSNLAATTTREEFRALAAEHRVVPVIRKVLADSETPLSAYRKLAANRPGTFLLESAENGRSWSRWSFIGAGAPSALTVRDGEAVWLGATPQDAPTGGDPLRALHETMALLSTESPASLGPGVPPLSGGMVGFFAYDFVRRLERLPALATDDLGLPDMLLLLATDLAAVDHHEGTITLIANAVNWNGTDERVDEAYDDAVARLDVMTQALGQPLSSTVATYSRPQPRHRSQRTMEEYSEIVERLVKEIEAGEAFQVVPSQRFELETRADPIDVYRLLRVTNPSPYMYLMHVPDETGGTAFSIVGSSPESLVTVKDGWATTHPIAGTRWRGQTEEEDQLLEKELLADEKERSEHLMLVDLGRNDLGRVCVPGTVRVEDYSHIERYSHVMHIVSTVTGLLADGRTALDAVTACFPAGTLTGAPKVRAMELIEGVEKTRRGLYGGVVGYLDFAGNADFAIAIRTALMSKGTAYVQAGGGVVADSNGPYEYNESANKAKAVLNAIAAAETLSAP; the protein is encoded by the coding sequence GTGCAATCCAACCTCGCCGCCACCACCACGCGTGAGGAGTTCCGGGCGCTGGCCGCCGAACATCGCGTGGTGCCGGTGATCCGCAAGGTGCTCGCCGACAGTGAGACACCGCTGTCGGCGTACCGGAAACTGGCGGCCAACCGGCCCGGAACATTCCTGCTCGAGTCCGCTGAGAACGGCCGGTCGTGGTCGCGCTGGTCGTTCATCGGGGCGGGTGCACCCTCCGCGCTGACCGTGCGTGACGGCGAGGCCGTCTGGCTGGGCGCCACCCCGCAGGACGCCCCGACCGGTGGCGATCCGTTGCGGGCCCTGCACGAGACGATGGCGCTGCTGTCCACCGAGTCGCCGGCATCACTGGGGCCCGGGGTGCCGCCGCTGTCGGGCGGGATGGTCGGATTCTTCGCCTACGACTTCGTCCGGCGCCTCGAGCGGCTGCCCGCGTTGGCGACCGACGACCTCGGCTTGCCCGACATGCTCCTGCTGCTCGCCACCGATCTGGCCGCCGTCGACCATCACGAGGGCACCATCACCCTGATCGCCAACGCGGTGAACTGGAACGGCACCGACGAGCGGGTGGACGAGGCCTACGACGATGCCGTCGCGCGCCTCGACGTGATGACCCAGGCGCTCGGCCAGCCCCTGTCGTCGACCGTGGCGACCTATTCCCGCCCGCAGCCCCGGCACCGCTCCCAGCGCACGATGGAGGAGTACAGCGAGATCGTCGAGCGCCTGGTCAAGGAGATCGAGGCCGGCGAGGCCTTCCAGGTGGTGCCCTCGCAGCGCTTCGAACTGGAGACCCGAGCTGATCCTATTGATGTGTACCGGCTGCTGCGGGTGACCAATCCCAGCCCCTACATGTATCTCATGCACGTGCCGGATGAGACTGGGGGAACGGCTTTTTCGATCGTCGGCTCCAGCCCGGAATCGCTGGTGACGGTGAAGGACGGCTGGGCCACAACGCATCCGATCGCCGGAACGCGGTGGCGCGGCCAGACCGAGGAGGAGGACCAGCTGCTCGAGAAGGAGTTGCTGGCCGACGAGAAGGAACGCTCCGAGCATCTGATGCTGGTCGACCTCGGGCGCAACGACCTCGGCCGGGTGTGCGTCCCGGGCACGGTGCGCGTGGAGGACTACAGCCACATCGAGCGCTACAGCCACGTGATGCACATCGTCTCGACGGTCACCGGGCTGCTCGCCGATGGCCGCACGGCGCTGGACGCGGTGACGGCCTGCTTCCCGGCAGGCACGCTGACCGGTGCGCCGAAGGTGCGGGCCATGGAGCTCATCGAAGGCGTGGAGAAGACCCGTCGCGGCCTCTACGGCGGGGTCGTCGGCTATCTGGACTTCGCAGGCAACGCCGACTTCGCCATCGCCATCCGTACTGCCCTGATGAGCAAGGGCACCGCCTACGTGCAGGCCGGTGGTGGCGTGGTGGCCGACTCCAACGGTCCCTACGAGTACAACGAGTCCGCCAACAAGGCCAAGGCGGTACTGAACGCGATCGCCGCCGCCGAAACGCTGAGCGCGCCGTGA
- the trpB gene encoding tryptophan synthase subunit beta — MSAAVAEQTLHEPDARGHFGAYGGRYVAEALMAVIEEVTAAYEKARTDQEFLDRLDNLQTHYAGRPSPLYEAVRLSEHLGGARIFLKREDLNHTGSHKINNVLGQALLAKQMGKTRVIAETGAGQHGVATATACALLGLDCVIYMGAVDTARQALNVARMRLLGAEVVSVESGSKTLKDAINDAFRDWVTNADSTYYCFGTAAGPHPFPMMVRDFQRIIGLEARAQMLAQAGRLPDAVTACVGGGSNAIGIFHPFIDDENVRLIGYEAAGDGVETGRHAATFAGGTPGAFQGSYSYLLQNEDGQTIESHSISAGLDYPGVGPEHAFLKDIGRTEYQPITDTEAMDAFRLLCRLEGIIPAIESAHAVAGVVKLAGELGPGSIILVNLSGRGDKDVETAAKWFGLFDQSGPGAS, encoded by the coding sequence ATGAGCGCGGCCGTGGCCGAGCAGACGTTGCACGAACCCGATGCCCGCGGGCACTTCGGCGCCTACGGCGGGCGGTACGTGGCCGAAGCGCTGATGGCCGTGATCGAAGAGGTGACGGCCGCCTACGAAAAGGCGCGCACCGACCAGGAATTCCTGGATCGCCTCGACAACCTGCAGACCCACTACGCCGGCCGCCCGTCGCCGCTCTACGAAGCGGTCCGGCTGAGCGAGCACCTCGGTGGGGCACGGATCTTTCTCAAGCGCGAGGACCTCAACCACACCGGCTCGCACAAGATCAACAATGTGCTCGGGCAGGCACTGCTGGCCAAGCAGATGGGCAAGACCCGGGTGATCGCCGAGACCGGCGCCGGCCAGCACGGCGTCGCGACCGCGACCGCGTGTGCGCTGCTGGGTCTGGACTGCGTGATCTACATGGGCGCGGTGGACACCGCGCGCCAGGCGCTCAACGTCGCGCGGATGCGGCTGCTGGGCGCCGAGGTGGTGTCGGTGGAGTCCGGCTCCAAGACGCTCAAGGACGCCATCAACGACGCCTTCCGCGACTGGGTCACCAACGCCGACAGCACGTACTACTGCTTCGGGACCGCCGCCGGGCCGCACCCGTTCCCGATGATGGTGCGCGACTTCCAGCGCATCATCGGCCTCGAGGCGCGGGCGCAGATGCTGGCGCAGGCCGGCCGGCTGCCCGACGCGGTGACGGCCTGCGTGGGTGGCGGGTCCAATGCGATCGGCATCTTCCACCCGTTCATCGATGACGAGAATGTGCGGCTGATCGGTTACGAGGCGGCCGGTGATGGCGTCGAAACCGGAAGGCATGCAGCGACTTTCGCCGGTGGAACACCGGGAGCGTTCCAAGGGTCCTACTCGTATCTTCTGCAGAACGAGGATGGCCAGACCATCGAGTCGCATTCGATCTCGGCGGGTCTGGACTATCCGGGCGTCGGCCCTGAGCATGCGTTCCTCAAGGACATCGGGCGTACTGAGTACCAGCCGATCACCGACACCGAGGCCATGGACGCGTTCCGGCTGTTGTGTCGACTGGAGGGCATCATCCCGGCCATCGAATCGGCGCACGCCGTGGCCGGCGTGGTGAAGCTGGCGGGCGAGTTGGGCCCGGGTTCGATCATCCTGGTCAACTTGTCGGGCCGCGGCGACAAGGACGTGGAGACGGCGGCCAAGTGGTTCGGGCTGTTCGACCAGTCCGGCCCGGGAGCCTCATGA
- the trpA gene encoding tryptophan synthase subunit alpha, which produces MTVQHAQAGRLGSVFAACHDEGRAALIGYLPTGYPSVDVSIDALVALVESGCDIVEVGVPYSDPGMDGPVIATATEVALQGGVRVRDTLRAVEAISAAGGHAVVMTYWNLMLHYGIDAWSRDLAAAGGLGMITPDLIPDEADEWLAAAEAHDLDRIFLVAPSSTPERLAKTVQASRGFVYAASTMGVTGARDAVSSAAPELVRRVKEVSDIPVGVGLGVRSREQAAEIAAFADGVIVGSALVSALTDGLAAVRTLTEELAVGVRQKVSAS; this is translated from the coding sequence ATGACCGTCCAACACGCCCAGGCGGGACGGCTGGGTTCGGTGTTCGCGGCGTGCCACGACGAGGGCCGTGCCGCCCTGATCGGGTATCTGCCGACCGGGTATCCGTCCGTCGACGTGTCGATCGACGCGCTGGTGGCTCTGGTCGAATCTGGTTGTGACATCGTCGAAGTCGGGGTTCCGTACTCCGATCCGGGGATGGACGGGCCGGTCATCGCGACCGCGACCGAGGTCGCGTTGCAGGGCGGCGTACGGGTTCGCGACACCCTGCGCGCGGTGGAGGCCATCAGCGCCGCCGGCGGTCATGCGGTTGTGATGACGTACTGGAATCTCATGCTGCACTACGGAATTGACGCGTGGTCTCGTGACCTGGCGGCCGCCGGGGGACTGGGCATGATCACCCCGGACTTGATTCCGGACGAGGCCGACGAGTGGCTGGCCGCCGCGGAGGCACACGATCTGGACCGGATCTTCCTGGTGGCGCCGTCGTCGACCCCGGAGCGGCTGGCCAAAACCGTGCAGGCCTCGCGGGGTTTCGTCTACGCGGCCTCGACCATGGGTGTCACCGGCGCCCGGGACGCGGTGTCGAGCGCCGCACCGGAACTCGTGCGGCGGGTCAAAGAGGTTTCCGACATCCCGGTGGGGGTCGGTCTTGGTGTGCGCTCCCGTGAGCAGGCCGCCGAGATCGCGGCCTTCGCCGACGGGGTGATCGTGGGTTCGGCTCTGGTGTCGGCATTGACCGATGGGTTGGCGGCAGTGCGGACGCTGACCGAGGAGTTGGCCGTGGGTGTGCGACAGAAGGTGTCCGCTTCGTGA
- the trpC gene encoding indole-3-glycerol phosphate synthase TrpC, whose product MSSASVLDSIIEGVRADVAAREAIISLAEVKAAAEAAPAPLNVLAALRAPGIAVIAEVKRASPSRGQLANIADPAELARAYESGGARVISVLTEERRFHGSLADLDTVRAAVRIPVLRKDFIVRPYQIHEARAHGADMLLLIVAALEQPALESLLERTESLGMTALVEVHTEEEADRALQAGAKVIGVNARDLKTLEVDRDCFARIAPGLPSDIIRVAESGVRGTGDLLAYAGAGADAVLVGEGLVTSGDPRSAVADLVTAGAHPSCPKPAR is encoded by the coding sequence ATGAGTTCGGCAAGCGTGCTCGACTCGATCATCGAGGGAGTGCGCGCCGACGTTGCCGCCCGCGAGGCGATCATCAGTCTGGCTGAGGTCAAGGCCGCCGCGGAGGCCGCGCCGGCCCCGCTGAACGTGCTGGCCGCGCTGCGCGCGCCGGGCATCGCCGTCATCGCCGAAGTGAAGCGCGCCAGTCCTTCCCGCGGCCAGCTGGCCAATATCGCCGACCCCGCCGAGCTGGCGCGCGCCTACGAGAGCGGTGGCGCCCGGGTGATCAGCGTGCTCACCGAGGAACGCCGCTTCCACGGCTCGCTGGCCGACTTGGACACGGTACGTGCCGCCGTGCGAATCCCGGTGCTGCGCAAAGACTTCATCGTTCGGCCTTATCAGATTCACGAGGCCAGGGCGCACGGCGCGGACATGCTGCTGCTGATCGTCGCCGCGCTCGAGCAGCCGGCCCTGGAGTCGCTGCTGGAGCGCACCGAGTCCCTCGGCATGACCGCGCTCGTCGAGGTGCATACCGAGGAAGAAGCCGACCGGGCGCTGCAGGCCGGCGCCAAGGTCATCGGCGTCAACGCCCGTGACCTCAAGACGTTGGAGGTGGACCGGGACTGCTTCGCGCGGATCGCACCGGGGCTGCCGTCCGACATCATCCGGGTCGCCGAATCCGGTGTCCGGGGCACCGGTGACCTGCTGGCGTACGCCGGCGCCGGAGCCGATGCGGTGTTGGTCGGCGAAGGTCTGGTCACCAGCGGTGACCCGCGCAGCGCCGTCGCAGACCTGGTGACCGCGGGAGCGCATCCCTCCTGCCCGAAACCCGCTCGCTGA
- a CDS encoding TetR/AcrR family transcriptional regulator produces MDDGSQRPGRSALIDAAERLIAEQGPAVSLRQVVTEAGQRNSAAIRYHFGTRDELIAAVIEARQKIFEPRRLERLAALEATATATARELLEALLGPVFEYQRAKPNSYHARFMEKVRDYPGVELVGRPDWAATTLIVGRITAIAPESGVDRAIRIRGLITVVFALLADLERQDHQSPEVRIAAEQATLDMILGVVSTFSAPP; encoded by the coding sequence GTGGACGACGGCAGCCAGCGACCGGGACGGTCCGCGCTCATCGACGCGGCTGAACGGCTGATCGCCGAACAGGGACCCGCAGTGTCGTTGAGGCAGGTGGTCACCGAGGCAGGCCAGCGGAACAGTGCCGCCATCCGGTATCACTTCGGCACTCGCGACGAGTTGATCGCAGCGGTCATCGAAGCACGGCAGAAGATCTTCGAACCACGACGCCTGGAACGGCTCGCCGCGCTTGAGGCCACGGCGACCGCCACCGCGCGCGAACTTCTCGAGGCACTGCTGGGACCGGTCTTCGAATACCAGCGCGCCAAGCCGAACAGCTACCACGCTCGCTTCATGGAAAAGGTTCGCGACTACCCCGGCGTCGAACTCGTCGGGCGACCCGATTGGGCTGCGACGACACTGATCGTCGGTCGTATCACCGCCATCGCACCAGAATCCGGCGTGGATCGCGCAATTCGCATTCGCGGTTTGATCACCGTCGTGTTCGCCCTACTTGCCGATCTGGAACGCCAAGACCACCAGTCGCCAGAGGTACGCATTGCCGCCGAACAGGCAACCCTCGACATGATCCTCGGTGTGGTCAGTACGTTCTCAGCACCGCCCTAG
- a CDS encoding TIGR02234 family membrane protein, with protein MIRIGQLLLVVSAVLLWVASRLTWVSVTSFDGLGQPKTVTLTGANWSNALLPLAVLLLAAAVAGLAVRGWVLRAVAVLVAVVTLLLGYLGVSLFRTPDVGPRAAELAQLPVHTLVASGREYLGAGLTIGAAACALVAAVLLMRSAASGRQATAKYAAPAVRRSAARSEDTDTGVSERGMWDALDEGVDPTDRRADTEGR; from the coding sequence GTGATCCGCATCGGACAGCTGTTGCTGGTCGTCTCGGCGGTGCTGCTGTGGGTCGCCTCCCGCCTCACCTGGGTGTCGGTGACGTCGTTCGACGGTCTCGGCCAGCCCAAGACGGTCACATTGACCGGCGCCAACTGGTCCAACGCCCTGCTGCCGTTGGCCGTCCTGCTGCTGGCCGCGGCGGTGGCGGGCCTGGCGGTGCGGGGATGGGTCCTGCGTGCGGTCGCGGTGCTGGTGGCGGTGGTGACGCTGCTGCTCGGATACCTCGGAGTCAGCTTGTTCCGCACTCCGGACGTCGGTCCGCGCGCCGCGGAACTGGCGCAGCTCCCGGTGCACACGCTCGTCGCCAGCGGCCGGGAGTACCTCGGCGCCGGGCTGACCATTGGCGCGGCGGCATGTGCGCTGGTCGCTGCCGTACTGCTGATGCGCTCGGCGGCTTCAGGACGCCAGGCCACCGCCAAATACGCGGCACCGGCAGTTCGCCGCAGCGCGGCGCGGAGCGAGGACACGGATACCGGCGTATCGGAGCGAGGCATGTGGGACGCGCTGGACGAAGGTGTCGATCCCACGGATCGTCGTGCCGACACCGAGGGTCGGTGA
- a CDS encoding prolipoprotein diacylglyceryl transferase, whose translation MTTTVLAYFPSPSQGVWHLGPVPIRAYALCIIAGIIAALVIGDRRWVARGGERGVIYDIALWAVPFGLIGGRLYHLMTDWRTYFAEGGAGVGAALRIWDGGLGIWGAVALGGVGAWIACRRRGIPLPAFGDAIAPGIVLAQAIGRLGNYFNQELYGRETTVPWGMEIFYRRDSSGMVDVHSLDGVSTGQVAAVVQPTFLYELLWNVLVFLFLIWIDRRFKIGHGRLFAAYVAAYCIGRFWVELLRDDTATHIAGIRVNSFTSVFVFIGAIVYILLAPKGREDPTTLGGEHAAAGEPDEESPAERMAEDLVAVATGGGIVAAATVAAEHDSEDAAAVGDTEEAEPEAEPEAAAEPEAEPEAQAEPEPEPEAEAEPEAEPEPEAAPEADAEPTAEAEAEPEAEPEPEPEAEPTAEAEAEPESEAEAEPTAEAEPEPEAAPEADAEPTAEAEPTAEAEPEPEQEAKPEAEPEPEPEPEPEAEAEPAAEPEPESKPEPELVPAPAQQPRGFRTVVRRVLWGVEVHRD comes from the coding sequence GTGACGACGACCGTCTTGGCTTATTTCCCGAGTCCGTCTCAGGGCGTGTGGCATCTGGGCCCGGTACCGATCCGGGCGTATGCGCTGTGCATCATCGCCGGCATCATCGCCGCGCTGGTGATCGGTGATCGCCGCTGGGTGGCCCGTGGTGGCGAGCGGGGCGTCATCTACGACATCGCGCTGTGGGCGGTGCCGTTCGGTCTGATCGGTGGGCGTCTGTATCACCTGATGACCGACTGGCGAACGTATTTCGCCGAGGGTGGCGCCGGCGTCGGCGCGGCGTTGCGGATCTGGGATGGCGGCCTCGGCATCTGGGGTGCGGTTGCCCTCGGCGGTGTGGGTGCGTGGATTGCCTGCCGGCGCAGAGGGATTCCGTTGCCCGCGTTCGGCGATGCGATCGCGCCGGGAATTGTGTTGGCGCAGGCGATCGGCCGGCTCGGGAACTACTTCAACCAGGAGCTGTACGGCCGCGAGACCACCGTGCCGTGGGGGATGGAGATCTTCTACCGGCGGGACTCCTCCGGGATGGTCGACGTGCACTCCCTCGACGGGGTGTCGACCGGGCAGGTCGCCGCGGTGGTGCAGCCGACGTTCCTCTACGAGCTGCTGTGGAACGTGCTGGTGTTCCTCTTCCTGATCTGGATCGACCGGCGGTTCAAGATCGGCCACGGCCGGCTGTTCGCGGCGTATGTGGCGGCGTACTGCATCGGCCGATTCTGGGTCGAGTTGTTGCGCGACGACACCGCCACCCATATCGCGGGTATCCGGGTGAACTCGTTCACGTCGGTGTTCGTGTTCATCGGTGCGATTGTGTACATCCTGTTGGCGCCCAAGGGCCGCGAGGATCCGACCACGTTGGGCGGTGAGCACGCGGCGGCCGGTGAGCCCGACGAGGAGTCGCCGGCCGAGCGGATGGCCGAGGATTTGGTGGCGGTCGCGACGGGCGGAGGTATTGTCGCCGCCGCGACCGTGGCAGCCGAGCATGACTCCGAAGACGCCGCCGCTGTTGGCGATACGGAGGAGGCTGAGCCCGAGGCGGAGCCAGAAGCTGCGGCCGAGCCAGAGGCGGAGCCTGAGGCCCAAGCCGAGCCCGAGCCTGAGCCTGAGGCTGAGGCTGAACCGGAAGCCGAGCCCGAGCCGGAAGCCGCGCCTGAGGCTGACGCCGAACCGACCGCCGAAGCTGAGGCGGAGCCCGAGGCCGAACCCGAGCCGGAGCCGGAAGCCGAGCCGACTGCCGAAGCTGAGGCGGAGCCCGAGTCTGAGGCCGAAGCCGAACCCACTGCTGAAGCTGAGCCCGAGCCGGAAGCCGCGCCTGAGGCTGACGCCGAACCGACTGCTGAAGCCGAGCCGACTGCTGAAGCTGAGCCCGAGCCGGAGCAGGAAGCTAAGCCGGAAGCCGAGCCCGAGCCGGAGCCCGAGCCCGAGCCCGAGGCTGAAGCAGAACCGGCTGCTGAGCCCGAGCCGGAATCCAAGCCCGAGCCCGAACTCGTGCCCGCACCTGCGCAGCAACCCCGCGGATTCCGCACGGTCGTCCGCCGCGTGCTCTGGGGCGTCGAAGTCCACCGCGACTGA
- a CDS encoding ABC transporter ATP-binding protein, which translates to MSILRLSDVTFRRNGKQIIDGISLTVERGEHWALLGPNGAGKSTLLGFCAAETFPTTGTVTVLGRQMGRTDLAALRRSIGYVNPRHRLQYPLTVRDVVLTGITATIDLPMRWTPSPEQAEHADAMIAAVGMSRKSDDVWPTLSQGERGRALIARALVSEPELLLLDEPTTGLDVAAREQLLETIDSLDHTHPDVASILVTHHLEELPTTTTHALLIADGRTVASGPARETISTDNVTTAFSHPIAVGYQQGRWTARAKATAIDV; encoded by the coding sequence GTGTCGATTCTGCGTCTGTCGGATGTGACGTTCCGCCGCAACGGCAAGCAGATCATCGACGGGATATCGCTTACGGTCGAGCGCGGCGAGCACTGGGCGCTGCTCGGCCCCAACGGTGCAGGCAAGAGCACCTTGCTCGGCTTCTGCGCCGCAGAGACGTTCCCCACCACGGGTACGGTCACGGTGCTCGGCCGCCAGATGGGCCGTACCGATCTGGCCGCGCTGCGCCGTTCGATCGGATACGTGAATCCCCGCCACCGCCTTCAGTATCCGTTGACCGTGCGCGATGTGGTGCTCACCGGCATCACCGCCACGATCGACCTGCCGATGCGCTGGACACCGAGCCCGGAGCAGGCCGAGCACGCCGACGCCATGATCGCCGCGGTGGGGATGAGCCGTAAGTCCGACGACGTGTGGCCGACGCTGTCACAGGGCGAGCGGGGCCGCGCTCTCATTGCGCGAGCACTGGTTTCGGAGCCCGAGCTGCTGCTGCTCGACGAGCCGACGACCGGGCTGGACGTCGCGGCCCGCGAACAGCTGCTGGAGACCATCGACAGCCTCGACCACACGCATCCTGACGTCGCGTCGATCTTGGTGACCCATCACCTCGAAGAGCTGCCGACCACCACCACCCACGCGCTGCTGATCGCCGATGGGCGCACCGTGGCGAGCGGTCCGGCGCGCGAGACGATTTCGACTGACAACGTCACCACCGCCTTCTCGCACCCGATCGCGGTCGGCTATCAACAGGGCCGCTGGACCGCGCGGGCCAAGGCCACGGCGATCGACGTCTAG
- a CDS encoding phosphotransferase family protein, producing MSGLGAIPADAKELTPDLLERLIDTLNPGVSVRDVSVRRVWQWGEGDAVSTAGRVDLELTYGGAENGLPTNVVLKVARPELPAFPLYRNEVAAYSRLQPWRFLRTPRCLGAWFDERTGSFGLALDDLTTSGARFASAAASPSMASIENAIEQLAALHARNWGTRVDWSSSELEWAQTHVAGELHDLFNHPDLVPAMIADEVANTGHKRELVQSVGESADSLFDKVRLVQQHQSGLQQTLVHGDCHVGNTFVLPDQTMGFIDWQLSVRGYYMHDLSYLITTGLDVTLRREHERRLIELHRDLLCQHGVDDLPTLAEAFDEHRRAQAWNTYIGWLTCPVENYGWEINVANHIRLLTAYRDLDSAAAIEDIR from the coding sequence ATGTCTGGCTTGGGTGCGATACCTGCTGATGCAAAGGAGCTCACCCCCGATCTGCTGGAGCGGTTGATCGACACGCTCAATCCCGGGGTATCGGTGCGCGACGTCAGCGTGCGCCGCGTGTGGCAATGGGGTGAGGGGGACGCAGTGTCCACCGCGGGACGAGTGGATCTGGAGCTGACCTACGGTGGGGCTGAGAATGGGCTACCGACAAACGTCGTGCTCAAGGTGGCGCGCCCGGAGCTGCCCGCGTTCCCGCTGTACCGCAACGAAGTTGCCGCATACAGCCGGCTGCAGCCCTGGCGATTTCTCAGAACTCCGCGATGCCTCGGCGCGTGGTTCGACGAGCGCACTGGAAGCTTCGGGTTGGCGCTCGACGACCTGACCACCTCGGGGGCTCGCTTCGCTTCGGCCGCTGCCTCACCGTCGATGGCAAGCATCGAAAACGCCATCGAGCAGCTGGCAGCACTGCACGCTCGGAACTGGGGCACCCGTGTCGATTGGTCGTCGTCGGAACTGGAATGGGCGCAAACTCATGTGGCGGGCGAGTTGCACGACCTGTTCAACCATCCCGATCTGGTGCCGGCGATGATCGCTGACGAGGTTGCCAACACCGGTCACAAGCGAGAGTTGGTGCAATCGGTCGGCGAGAGTGCGGATTCCCTGTTCGACAAGGTTCGGCTGGTCCAGCAGCACCAGTCCGGACTGCAGCAGACGCTCGTGCACGGAGATTGCCACGTGGGCAACACCTTTGTGCTCCCCGACCAAACGATGGGGTTCATCGACTGGCAGTTGAGCGTGCGCGGCTACTACATGCATGACCTCTCGTACTTGATCACCACCGGACTCGACGTGACGCTGCGGCGCGAGCACGAAAGACGCCTAATCGAACTGCACCGCGATCTGCTCTGCCAACACGGTGTCGACGATCTTCCCACGCTGGCCGAGGCATTCGACGAGCATCGGCGCGCCCAGGCCTGGAACACCTACATCGGGTGGTTGACGTGTCCGGTAGAGAACTACGGCTGGGAAATCAACGTGGCCAATCATATTCGGCTTCTGACCGCATATCGCGACCTCGATAGCGCGGCGGCGATCGAGGACATTCGGTGA
- a CDS encoding peroxiredoxin: MKRGDRVADFELPDQTGTVRSLTELLADGPIVLFFYPAAMTPGCTKEACHFRDLGSEFAALGASRVGISTDAVDKQARFADSQNFDYPLLSDADGAIATTFGVKRGLLGKLIPVKRTTFVIDTDRTVLEVISSEVNMDAHADKALEVLRQRQKA, from the coding sequence ATGAAACGTGGAGACCGGGTTGCGGACTTCGAACTGCCGGACCAGACCGGCACCGTGCGCTCACTGACCGAATTGCTGGCCGACGGGCCGATCGTGCTGTTCTTCTACCCCGCCGCGATGACGCCGGGGTGCACCAAGGAAGCGTGTCATTTCCGCGACCTCGGCTCGGAGTTCGCCGCCCTCGGCGCCAGCCGGGTCGGCATCAGCACCGACGCGGTGGACAAGCAGGCCCGGTTCGCCGACTCCCAGAATTTCGACTATCCACTGCTGTCCGACGCCGACGGCGCGATCGCCACCACGTTCGGCGTCAAACGCGGGCTGCTCGGCAAGCTGATCCCGGTGAAGCGCACGACGTTCGTCATCGACACCGATCGCACGGTGCTCGAGGTCATCTCCAGCGAGGTCAACATGGATGCCCATGCGGACAAGGCGCTGGAGGTGCTGCGTCAGCGTCAGAAGGCCTGA
- a CDS encoding nuclear transport factor 2 family protein, whose amino-acid sequence MNVDKRLQRLIDKDEIRELALRYCRGVDRKDPSLLRSLYTSDGIDNHANIFRGSADAYVDFLESSFQFIQIGAHYVCNHLIELDGDEASGEVYALGYHILPSADGPPIESFVGVRYLDRYRREDGEWRFASREVVVDLDRSRTVEHCGAGLVDPQEDLSYRVLHGERFRRCSSNYDESARLGMPTD is encoded by the coding sequence GTGAATGTGGACAAGCGACTCCAGCGCCTGATCGACAAGGACGAGATCCGGGAATTGGCCCTGAGGTATTGTCGCGGTGTCGATCGCAAGGATCCATCGTTGTTGCGGTCGCTGTACACCAGCGACGGGATCGACAACCACGCCAACATCTTTCGTGGCAGCGCCGATGCTTACGTCGATTTTCTGGAGTCATCGTTTCAGTTCATCCAGATCGGAGCGCACTATGTCTGCAACCATCTGATCGAACTGGACGGTGACGAGGCCAGCGGCGAGGTCTACGCGCTCGGCTATCACATCCTGCCCAGCGCCGATGGCCCACCGATCGAGTCGTTCGTTGGTGTGCGCTATCTGGACCGCTACCGACGAGAAGATGGTGAATGGCGTTTTGCCAGTAGGGAAGTGGTCGTCGACCTGGACCGAAGCCGTACCGTCGAACACTGCGGCGCGGGTTTGGTCGACCCACAGGAGGATCTGTCCTACCGAGTGCTGCACGGTGAGCGTTTTCGTCGGTGCAGCAGTAATTACGATGAGTCCGCCCGCTTGGGGATGCCCACCGACTGA